TTCGGATAAAGTGCTTCCGCATTTTACCTGCAACATGGGCCAAAACCTCGGGACCATCGTCGACCTGGACGCGAAAACGGGTGTTTGCCAATGCCTGAGTGACAACACCTTCGACCTCAAGTGCTTCTTCTTTCTTCGACATAAATGTCTTTTTCTACTTCTGCCCCTCGAACAGGAGCCAACGGAGAATCGGAGCGAATGGAAGACCGTTCGCGCCGGGAAAACCGGCTTGAACGGAATTTCTATTTTATTGAGCATAAACTATAACAAGTCCTGGACTTGGGTCCAGAGGTCCTCCCCTGACGGTCAGCTTGATTTGCCGAGTCACAGCTATTTCCCCGCAGCTGCCAAGCCTTCATCGACCGCTTGCAAGACATAAGCGGACGATTCCGTCCCGACAGAGAGACGAAGGGTGCCGGCTTCGATCCCCAGCTGTCGCTGTTGCTCGGGCGACAACCCTCGATGGCTGGTTGAAGCAGGATGACT
This region of Pirellulaceae bacterium genomic DNA includes:
- the infA gene encoding translation initiation factor IF-1, which gives rise to MSKKEEALEVEGVVTQALANTRFRVQVDDGPEVLAHVAGKMRKHFIRIVPGDRVKVELSPYDLTKGRITYRER